In one window of Methanolobus mangrovi DNA:
- a CDS encoding GNAT family N-acetyltransferase: MSVFPFSSEYSSGTRAFVLSVLSGEGFEYDPLKDSDLDDVGGNYLRAGGAFFIYLYKGEIVGTSAVKNLGSGNCEVKRLYVKKECRGKGLGLALFLAALDFSKKNYSFVRLKTDSSLKKAIFIYLSNGFEIVKEEAGTLYFEKPL; encoded by the coding sequence ATGAGTGTATTTCCTTTCTCCTCTGAATATTCCTCCGGAACAAGAGCTTTTGTTCTCAGTGTGCTTTCAGGAGAAGGATTTGAATATGATCCATTAAAGGACTCTGATCTGGATGATGTCGGGGGAAATTACCTCCGGGCGGGAGGTGCTTTTTTCATATATTTGTACAAGGGTGAGATTGTCGGTACATCTGCAGTAAAGAATCTGGGTTCAGGTAATTGTGAGGTCAAAAGGTTGTATGTGAAAAAAGAATGCCGTGGGAAAGGTCTTGGTCTGGCTTTATTTCTGGCTGCATTGGATTTTTCAAAAAAGAACTATTCATTTGTAAGATTGAAAACAGATTCATCTCTCAAAAAAGCTATCTTTATCTATCTAAGTAATGGGTTTGAAATAGTAAAAGAAGAAGCTGGGACTTTGTATTTTGAAAAGCCCCTGTAA
- the hdrC gene encoding CoB--CoM heterodisulfide reductase subunit C produces MTDKNTGETETMERIQNASIDALRCIQCGVCSGSCPSGRHTTLNIRKLVKIAGKNTDILNNKELWMCTTCYNCQERCPRDIGIVDILLDIRAISVQNGNIHPEHRIVCEMLLEYGHAVPINEHTRANRVNIGLEELPETVHKYEDGLEEVKSLLASCGFRKLIEQNES; encoded by the coding sequence ATGACAGACAAAAATACGGGCGAAACAGAAACCATGGAACGAATTCAAAATGCTTCCATTGATGCACTCAGATGTATCCAATGCGGAGTGTGTAGTGGGAGTTGCCCTTCAGGAAGACATACAACCCTGAATATAAGGAAGCTTGTAAAAATAGCAGGCAAAAACACTGATATCCTGAATAACAAAGAACTCTGGATGTGTACAACCTGCTACAATTGCCAGGAAAGATGCCCGAGAGATATAGGCATTGTAGACATATTACTCGATATAAGAGCTATTTCCGTACAGAATGGAAATATACATCCCGAACATAGAATAGTCTGTGAAATGCTGCTCGAATACGGTCATGCAGTACCTATTAATGAGCATACCCGAGCTAACAGAGTGAATATCGGACTGGAAGAACTGCCTGAGACCGTTCACAAGTATGAGGACGGGCTTGAAGAAGTAAAAAGTCTTCTTGCTTCGTGCGGGTTTAGAAAACTGATCGAACAGAATGAAAGTTGA
- a CDS encoding N-acetyltransferase yields the protein MIIRKATVNDIPGIKSIIDLYAKQEKMLPRSLSELYEFTRSFYVCEMDNDIVGCCALQVSWEDMAEVMSFAVKPEYREQGIGTELINACLKEAKELGINNVFTLTYAVPFFEKQGFEKIDKQELPHKVWSGCIKCPKFPNCDEVAMLRTI from the coding sequence TTGATAATAAGAAAGGCTACTGTCAATGATATACCAGGAATTAAGAGCATCATAGACCTTTATGCAAAACAGGAAAAGATGCTTCCACGATCATTGAGTGAACTGTATGAATTCACCCGCAGTTTTTATGTTTGTGAGATGGACAATGACATAGTTGGCTGCTGTGCCCTCCAGGTAAGCTGGGAGGATATGGCAGAAGTAATGTCCTTTGCTGTGAAACCTGAGTATAGAGAACAGGGCATCGGTACGGAACTTATCAATGCCTGCCTTAAAGAAGCAAAAGAACTTGGTATTAACAATGTGTTCACACTTACCTACGCAGTCCCATTCTTTGAGAAACAGGGATTTGAGAAAATTGACAAACAAGAGCTACCACACAAAGTGTGGAGTGGATGTATAAAGTGTCCCAAGTTCCCAAATTGCGATGAAGTCGCAATGCTGCGAACTATATAA
- a CDS encoding M20 metallopeptidase family protein — MQSFEKWVQDIRREFHRNPELSFHEYGTQEIIMSVLEELGINCRKIADTGVIAEVRGRTPGPCIAIRSDIDALAAEESLTALNKEYISQNPGVMHACGHDGHMAIVLGVARLIKERRKDICGTVRFIFQPAEEVPPGGASRIIDEGGLEGVDAIIGLHVFGDVDIGVINIRPGPFMASSNRFKVKIFGKGGHHSIPDYCIDPIQVASEFISSLNPSISKKVCPLDYVLGFGTIHSGSQFNRVPDELELVGSFRTFDDMDTDAIEQTMSSILDSLMVSYSREGFDGVPSYELEVYRGYPVLFNDPLFTDTASKLLKTKFPIVNTHAKAIFGAEDFAYYLQEVPGMYAIIGTRNVEKGIVEGNHSASFDIDEDVLITGVELLYSVAVDFLKNSGAYLE; from the coding sequence TTGCAATCCTTTGAAAAATGGGTACAGGATATTCGCAGGGAGTTCCACAGGAATCCGGAACTGAGTTTTCATGAGTATGGTACGCAGGAAATTATAATGTCGGTACTGGAAGAGCTTGGGATCAATTGCAGGAAGATTGCCGACACTGGTGTCATTGCAGAAGTTCGTGGCAGGACCCCAGGTCCGTGTATCGCCATCCGTTCGGACATTGACGCACTTGCGGCAGAAGAATCCCTGACCGCTCTGAATAAAGAATACATTTCACAGAATCCCGGAGTGATGCATGCATGCGGTCACGACGGACATATGGCTATTGTCCTTGGAGTTGCCCGGCTCATAAAGGAAAGACGCAAGGATATCTGCGGAACTGTAAGATTTATCTTCCAGCCTGCTGAAGAAGTTCCTCCTGGCGGTGCGTCGAGGATCATAGACGAAGGCGGCCTTGAAGGTGTGGATGCCATTATCGGCCTTCATGTATTCGGTGATGTTGATATCGGTGTCATAAACATACGTCCCGGACCTTTCATGGCAAGTTCAAATCGCTTTAAAGTGAAGATATTCGGAAAAGGCGGCCACCATTCAATACCTGATTACTGTATTGATCCGATTCAGGTAGCTTCAGAATTTATATCCTCCCTAAATCCTTCGATATCCAAAAAGGTTTGTCCTTTGGACTATGTACTTGGTTTTGGTACTATCCATAGTGGTAGCCAATTCAACAGGGTGCCGGATGAGCTTGAACTTGTAGGTAGTTTCAGGACATTCGATGATATGGATACTGATGCCATAGAACAAACGATGTCTTCGATTCTTGATTCATTGATGGTTTCCTATTCAAGGGAAGGATTTGATGGAGTTCCTTCTTATGAACTTGAAGTTTACCGCGGTTATCCTGTCCTTTTCAATGATCCTCTTTTCACCGACACCGCTTCAAAGTTGCTGAAAACAAAATTTCCCATTGTTAATACTCATGCAAAAGCAATATTTGGTGCAGAAGATTTTGCCTACTACCTGCAGGAAGTTCCGGGTATGTATGCTATCATTGGAACAAGGAATGTGGAAAAAGGTATTGTTGAAGGAAATCATTCAGCCAGTTTTGACATAGATGAGGATGTATTAATTACCGGTGTTGAACTACTCTATTCTGTAGCTGTTGATTTTCTTAAAAATTCCGGAGCATACCTGGAATGA
- the hdrB gene encoding CoB--CoM heterodisulfide reductase subunit B, translating to MKELSLFLGCLVPNRYPGIELATKLCLAKLDIDCTDLAGASCCPAPGVFRSFDRTTWLTLASRNIVLSEQMNRDMLTICNGCFSTLADANRSIKEDKDSKEDVNRHLEKIGKEIKGDIDVRHIIEYLYEEYGPEKISSYVERQLDIRVAVHYGCHLIKPTKERGLGNFERPGFFDELVTALGATSVEYPDKMACCGAGGGVRSSMKDKSLKMTEAKLSRIKEAEVDCIVNSCPFCHMQLGEGQSEIKEQMQIEYDIPVLHYTQLLGLALGFPAEMLGIDTNIEKNRKFMDILDAGMEC from the coding sequence ATGAAAGAACTATCACTCTTTTTAGGATGTCTCGTGCCTAACAGATACCCGGGAATCGAACTGGCAACCAAATTATGTCTTGCCAAACTTGACATCGACTGCACAGACCTCGCAGGTGCTTCCTGTTGTCCTGCACCGGGAGTGTTCCGATCATTTGACAGAACAACATGGCTGACGCTGGCAAGCCGTAATATAGTACTGTCAGAGCAAATGAATAGAGATATGCTTACTATCTGCAACGGATGCTTTAGCACACTTGCAGATGCAAACCGTAGTATAAAAGAAGATAAGGATTCAAAGGAAGATGTCAACAGGCACCTTGAGAAGATAGGAAAGGAAATAAAGGGCGATATTGATGTCCGACATATTATAGAGTACCTGTACGAAGAGTACGGTCCTGAAAAGATCAGCTCCTACGTTGAAAGACAACTTGACATCAGGGTTGCAGTCCATTACGGTTGCCACCTCATAAAACCTACAAAGGAGAGAGGCCTAGGTAATTTTGAAAGACCAGGCTTTTTTGATGAACTTGTCACCGCACTTGGTGCAACAAGTGTTGAATACCCGGACAAGATGGCATGCTGCGGAGCCGGAGGAGGAGTGCGCTCCTCCATGAAAGACAAGTCATTGAAAATGACAGAAGCAAAGCTTTCAAGGATAAAAGAAGCAGAAGTAGATTGCATAGTAAACTCGTGTCCTTTCTGCCATATGCAACTGGGCGAAGGACAATCAGAGATAAAAGAGCAGATGCAAATCGAGTATGACATTCCCGTACTTCATTACACACAACTTCTCGGACTTGCGCTGGGATTCCCTGCTGAAATGCTTGGAATTGACACAAACATAGAGAAGAACAGGAAATTTATGGATATACTGGATGCAGGAATGGAATGTTAA